The Clostridia bacterium nucleotide sequence AGAGCGCCTGGTGCATGAGCAAGGCGTGCTGGTTCAGGTTGATGCTGGTAGCATTGCCGGGTTGTTCGGACGAAAGATCGCAAAAACGGCGGAACTCCTTCTTCGAAAGGGCTGGGTGTCGTTTGTTGCCTCCGACGCTCACAGCCAAGCCCGCCCACCGGTATTGAGCCTGGCCAAGGCCAAAGTGGCTCAGCTCCTGGGCATGGAGGTTGCTACCGAGCTATTTAGCCACAATCCGGCCAGAATCCTTGACGGCAAGGAGGTTCAACTGCCCCAGGCATAGGTTTTAGGGCAGGGTCGGTGGTTGAATCACTCCGGAAAGTCTTGAGCAAACTAGCGCAAAGGGCTCCCGGGCTACATGAAAAGCAGCGGGGGTAGTTGCGCAGCTTGGCATAGCAAAACTTGGGAGGAACCTGGCGAAATGTGGCGAAGTAGATTGGGTGTGTTTGGCAGAGAAGGAAGGTGCATTTGACTGAAAGGCTTGGTACTGGCAGGCGGCAAAGGGACAAGGCTCCGACCATTAACCTATACTACTGCTAAGCAGCTCATTCCCGTAGCCAATCGGCCCATTCTGTTTTTTGTCCTTGACCAGATCGTTGAGGCTGGTATCAAGGATATCGGCATTATTATCTCCCCGGAAACGGGTCAGATGGTACGGGAGACCGTTGGCGACGGAGGCCGATTCGGCGCTAAGATCACTTACATACTGCAGGAGGAGCCCTTGGGCCTGGCCCACGCGGTGAAGACCGCCCGGCCATTCCTGGGGGACGAGCCCTTCCTTATGTTCTTGGGCGATAACCTCATCCAGGGCGGCGTCAGGGAGGCGGTACGCCATTTTTGGTCCGAATCTCCGGCGGCCATGATTATGCTGAAGGAGGTTGCCGACCCACGCCAGTTCGGCGTCGCCGTTCTCGACGAAGAAAGCCGCGTCACCCGGCTCGTAGAAAAGCCTCAGAATCCGCCCAGCAACCTGGCCTTGGTGGGCATCTACCTCTTTCAGCCGGCCATCCACCAGGCCATCGAGCGCATCCAGCCTTCCTGGCGCGGCGAGCTGGAGATTACTGATGCCATTCAGGAACTATTACATATGAACCAAACCGTTACTGCCCGCCAGGTGGAGGGTTGGTGGCTCGATACCGGCAAGAAGGACGACATTTTGGAAGCCAACCGGGCCGTACTGGACGCCTATACCACCGTGGACATCAAGGGAGAGGTTGATGAAAACTCCCGCGTCACCGGCCGGGTGGAGATCGGTTCGGGTAGCACCATCAGGAACAGCACCATCCGGGGTCCCGTGGTCATCGGGGAAAACGTGACCCTGGAGGATTGCTTTGTTGGCCCCTTCACCGCCATCGGGGACAACACCGTTCTCAAGCGCGTTAGCCTTGAACACTCGGTGATTCTGGAAAACTGCCGCCTGGAGAACACCCCGCGCATCGAGGACAGCCTCATCGGGCGGAACTCCCACGTCGATGG carries:
- a CDS encoding phosphotransferase, with translation ERLVHEQGVLVQVDAGSIAGLFGRKIAKTAELLLRKGWVSFVASDAHSQARPPVLSLAKAKVAQLLGMEVATELFSHNPARILDGKEVQLPQA
- a CDS encoding glucose-1-phosphate thymidylyltransferase; protein product: MKGLVLAGGKGTRLRPLTYTTAKQLIPVANRPILFFVLDQIVEAGIKDIGIIISPETGQMVRETVGDGGRFGAKITYILQEEPLGLAHAVKTARPFLGDEPFLMFLGDNLIQGGVREAVRHFWSESPAAMIMLKEVADPRQFGVAVLDEESRVTRLVEKPQNPPSNLALVGIYLFQPAIHQAIERIQPSWRGELEITDAIQELLHMNQTVTARQVEGWWLDTGKKDDILEANRAVLDAYTTVDIKGEVDENSRVTGRVEIGSGSTIRNSTIRGPVVIGENVTLEDCFVGPFTAIGDNTVLKRVSLEHSVILENCRLENTPRIEDSLIGRNSHVDGNQDNRAALRLFLGDDCQIAI